A stretch of Myxococcus hansupus DNA encodes these proteins:
- a CDS encoding DUF1993 domain-containing protein encodes MSLYEMTVPCFTQMLRSLQGFLKKGEARAQEVGFDPKNLLQSRLAPDMHNLASQVYFTCTQAQEAVLRLGRQPLSKADTPTDMEQAHALIEQTLHLLASTDRAQMEEAAQRPLAIELANGMAFDMTGSEYALNWVIPQFYFHLTTAYSILRHNGVPLGKADYVAHMLAYLRKPAA; translated from the coding sequence ATGTCGCTCTACGAAATGACCGTTCCCTGCTTCACGCAGATGCTGCGCTCCCTGCAAGGCTTTCTGAAGAAGGGAGAAGCACGTGCCCAGGAGGTGGGCTTCGACCCGAAGAACCTGCTTCAGTCGCGGCTGGCACCTGACATGCACAACCTGGCCAGTCAGGTGTATTTCACCTGCACCCAGGCGCAGGAAGCGGTCCTGAGGCTGGGCCGGCAGCCACTGTCCAAGGCAGACACGCCGACCGACATGGAGCAGGCGCACGCGCTGATTGAGCAAACACTGCACCTGCTGGCGAGTACGGACCGGGCACAGATGGAGGAGGCCGCGCAACGCCCACTGGCCATCGAACTGGCCAACGGCATGGCCTTCGACATGACCGGCAGCGAGTATGCGCTGAACTGGGTGATACCCCAGTTCTACTTTCACCTGACCACGGCCTACAGCATTCTGCGGCACAACGGCGTACCGCTCGGCAAGGCCGACTACGTCGCGCACATGCTCGCGTACCTGCGCAAGCCGGCGGCCTGA
- a CDS encoding EGF domain-containing protein encodes MDEDSLVAEDASKEVESYSSTERALPLDPYADAVVQSGVIAVISPGNAVGPPDGNVASFLSLLGGSLLLDMGEGEEGTGPLRIYYRGVSLSVLAQVDFLRADMSLISTGQVSLLNLGIGTHSALVPFNSATPYRYVRLRGGLASLYSVDAVEDIGFGGAGFCGNGRVDAGEQCDDGNTTSGDGCGASCLVEPGYTCSGTQPSVCTDTNECTNGTAQCSLNATCTNTPGSYTCTCNPGYSGTGWICNDIDECANGTAVCQPGELCVNTPGSYNCVAGACQPPSVQCGSQCVNVTSDASNCGACGNVCGEGEICSASACMPDEITMQIATSWARPGDGDLVVRTPSGKLIHNGNRGPSVATDFGSMDRIASSGWGPERVLWYASAPPPSGQYDVCFNAVAYLPPPSMLYPVSYTITVKRIGQPDLVVWRFAFSASSGSDCSPDHPSYVTSFTYEGRP; translated from the coding sequence GTGGATGAGGACTCCCTCGTGGCCGAGGATGCGTCAAAGGAGGTCGAGTCGTACTCGAGCACAGAGCGGGCGTTGCCGCTGGACCCGTACGCCGATGCGGTTGTCCAGAGCGGTGTCATCGCCGTCATCAGTCCTGGCAACGCGGTGGGCCCGCCGGATGGGAATGTCGCCAGCTTCTTGAGCCTTCTGGGTGGCTCCCTGCTGCTGGACATGGGCGAGGGAGAAGAGGGCACGGGACCCCTGCGCATCTATTACCGAGGCGTGTCGCTCTCGGTGTTGGCTCAGGTGGACTTCCTGCGGGCGGACATGAGCCTCATCAGCACGGGGCAGGTGAGCCTCCTGAACCTGGGCATCGGTACGCATTCCGCGCTGGTGCCTTTCAACAGCGCGACGCCCTACCGGTATGTTCGGCTGCGCGGTGGGCTGGCCTCGCTGTACAGCGTGGATGCCGTGGAGGACATCGGCTTCGGAGGTGCTGGCTTCTGTGGCAATGGCCGGGTGGATGCAGGGGAGCAGTGCGACGATGGCAATACCACCTCGGGGGATGGGTGCGGCGCGAGTTGCCTGGTGGAGCCGGGGTACACCTGTTCTGGCACGCAGCCCAGCGTCTGCACCGACACCAATGAATGCACGAATGGCACCGCCCAGTGCTCTTTGAACGCGACCTGCACGAACACTCCGGGGAGCTACACCTGCACGTGCAACCCGGGCTACTCGGGGACCGGCTGGATCTGCAACGACATCGACGAGTGCGCGAATGGCACCGCCGTGTGCCAGCCGGGAGAGCTGTGCGTGAACACTCCCGGTAGCTACAACTGTGTCGCCGGCGCCTGCCAGCCGCCCTCGGTGCAGTGTGGCTCCCAGTGCGTGAATGTGACGTCGGACGCATCCAACTGTGGCGCCTGCGGCAACGTCTGCGGCGAGGGGGAGATCTGCTCGGCGAGCGCGTGTATGCCGGACGAAATCACCATGCAAATCGCCACGTCATGGGCTCGCCCGGGCGACGGGGACCTCGTCGTCCGGACGCCCTCGGGTAAGCTCATCCACAACGGCAATCGAGGCCCGAGCGTCGCGACGGACTTCGGGTCGATGGACCGGATTGCGTCCTCCGGTTGGGGGCCCGAGCGGGTCCTCTGGTACGCCAGCGCGCCCCCTCCGTCGGGCCAATACGACGTCTGCTTCAATGCCGTGGCCTACCTTCCGCCGCCCTCCATGCTGTATCCCGTCTCCTACACCATCACCGTGAAGCGGATTGGCCAGCCAGACCTGGTCGTCTGGCGCTTCGCCTTCAGCGCGTCCTCGGGGAGCGATTGCTCGCCGGACCACCCGTCGTACGTCACGTCCTTCACGTATGAAGGGCGCCCGTAG
- a CDS encoding 3-hydroxyacyl-CoA dehydrogenase family protein — translation MTHKRLKRIGMVGGGAMGCGIALELAIAGRQVVLYNTRADSSERARAKLERDAALLVETGLLAPDQAPSALGRIRRTIVLAEAVVGQNLVIESIPEDLALKQQLFRELDRLAAPETLLATNTTALSVTAIARDCTRPERVLSAHYYLPAHLIPLVDVIPGEKTSPAAVETVRRFFEDLGKSPVVFSRDVPGSVGPRLQQALIGEAIRLVHEGVATPEMVDRVLTQGVGRRLGASGVFDRLDLVGLDFMTALLRGTGRPVPPVLADKVERGELGQKTGQGFYAWTPESTAAYEERMARHLATQLREDRAAGRLHAPKTELDE, via the coding sequence ATGACACACAAACGGCTGAAGAGGATTGGCATGGTGGGCGGGGGCGCCATGGGGTGCGGGATTGCGCTCGAGCTGGCCATCGCAGGGAGGCAGGTGGTGCTCTACAACACGCGCGCGGACAGCAGCGAGCGGGCGCGCGCGAAGCTGGAGCGAGACGCGGCGCTGCTGGTGGAGACGGGACTGCTCGCCCCGGACCAGGCACCCTCCGCGCTGGGTCGCATCCGTCGTACCATCGTGCTCGCCGAGGCCGTCGTGGGGCAGAACCTGGTCATCGAGTCCATCCCGGAGGACCTCGCACTCAAGCAACAGCTCTTCCGTGAACTGGACCGGCTCGCGGCCCCCGAGACCCTGCTCGCCACCAATACCACCGCGTTGAGCGTGACGGCCATCGCCCGGGACTGTACGAGGCCTGAGCGGGTCCTCTCTGCCCACTACTACCTTCCCGCGCACCTCATTCCACTGGTGGACGTCATTCCTGGGGAAAAGACGTCTCCCGCCGCGGTGGAGACGGTGCGGCGCTTCTTCGAGGACCTGGGCAAGTCGCCGGTGGTGTTCTCCCGGGACGTGCCAGGCTCGGTGGGCCCGCGCCTGCAGCAGGCCCTCATTGGCGAAGCCATTCGGCTGGTGCACGAGGGCGTGGCCACGCCGGAGATGGTGGACCGCGTCCTCACCCAAGGCGTCGGACGGCGCCTGGGGGCGTCGGGGGTCTTCGACCGGCTGGACCTGGTGGGACTGGACTTCATGACGGCCCTGCTCCGTGGCACGGGCCGCCCTGTGCCGCCCGTGCTCGCGGATAAAGTGGAGCGGGGCGAGTTGGGGCAGAAGACGGGCCAGGGCTTCTACGCGTGGACGCCCGAATCCACCGCCGCCTACGAGGAGCGCATGGCCCGCCACCTGGCCACCCAACTTCGTGAGGACCGGGCTGCTGGCCGCCTCCACGCTCCCAAGACGGAGCTCGACGAATGA
- a CDS encoding methyltransferase, translating to MDFQARLEALTHQLQPWSPLWSRSILQGWPESGVAYPEEWLAYARSLDASGERLLDQGTLVGVPPPSLLALLNSLHALTALPWHEGLHALTVAETQGLSAKKRHELERVLALLAPRTRFVHEAVDIGGGMGHLARLCSRTFGWTFHSIDRDAALQDKGRRWLTRPHPPGGGTLGFVLATVEDGPQPQLDPLFSGRDRASIGLHTCGPLALTQLRKSQGAGFVLNVGCCYDKLEVPRDYPVSRFGKAHPLPLTPHALALTTRGRHHKTEVEFARMKQVYAWRFAFDLLSRRHFPERGFVRAGDAPRALYAGRFAAYARDRLVRLGLEPGMTDAELDAFEVSVRADTRDLLLCHLLRDRFARALEVVLLLDRAILLEESGFQVELLQLFDPRLSPRNLALIASRST from the coding sequence ATGGACTTCCAGGCGCGACTCGAAGCGCTCACGCACCAGCTCCAGCCCTGGTCTCCGCTCTGGTCCCGCTCCATCCTCCAGGGTTGGCCCGAGTCAGGTGTCGCCTATCCCGAGGAGTGGCTGGCCTACGCCCGGTCGCTCGATGCGTCGGGCGAGCGGCTGCTGGACCAGGGGACGCTCGTGGGTGTCCCGCCTCCATCCCTGTTGGCCCTGCTGAACTCGCTCCACGCGCTGACGGCGCTGCCCTGGCACGAGGGGCTTCACGCGCTGACGGTCGCGGAGACGCAGGGGCTCAGCGCCAAGAAGCGCCACGAACTCGAGCGGGTGCTTGCCCTGCTCGCACCGAGAACGCGCTTCGTCCATGAAGCGGTCGACATTGGCGGCGGCATGGGACACCTCGCCCGCCTCTGTTCGCGGACGTTCGGGTGGACCTTCCACAGCATCGATCGGGACGCCGCACTGCAGGACAAGGGCCGGCGGTGGCTGACGAGGCCCCATCCCCCAGGCGGGGGCACCCTGGGTTTCGTCCTGGCCACCGTCGAGGACGGGCCGCAGCCCCAACTCGATCCGCTCTTTTCTGGCAGGGACCGCGCCTCCATCGGCTTGCACACCTGCGGGCCGCTCGCCCTCACGCAGCTTCGTAAGAGCCAGGGGGCGGGTTTCGTCCTGAACGTCGGGTGCTGCTACGACAAGCTGGAGGTCCCGCGGGACTACCCCGTCTCCCGCTTTGGGAAGGCGCATCCGCTGCCCCTCACCCCGCATGCCCTGGCGTTGACGACGCGGGGACGGCATCACAAGACCGAGGTGGAGTTCGCGCGGATGAAACAGGTGTATGCGTGGCGCTTCGCGTTCGACCTCCTCTCACGGCGGCACTTTCCCGAACGCGGTTTCGTGAGGGCGGGGGACGCGCCTCGGGCGCTCTATGCCGGACGCTTCGCCGCCTACGCGCGAGACCGCCTGGTGCGGCTGGGGCTCGAACCCGGCATGACGGACGCCGAGCTGGATGCCTTCGAGGTGTCCGTTCGCGCCGATACGCGGGACCTCTTGCTCTGCCATCTGCTGCGGGACCGCTTCGCGAGGGCGTTGGAGGTCGTGCTCCTGCTGGATCGCGCGATTCTTCTGGAGGAATCGGGCTTCCAGGTCGAGCTCCTCCAACTCTTCGACCCGCGCCTCTCCCCGCGGAACCTCGCGCTCATCGCTTCGCGGAGCACTTGA